The DNA window gctgtgattattattatttttccttcttttgcGTTCGCAGATCCTTCCCACGTGTCAAACGACAGAAACTCACAGCTCCCCTGCTCTTTCTGATGTGATATTTTCCACATTGTGAAATGCAAGAGGAACACAGACAGCATCTCAAGGTCAGTGTTTGTTTGCAATCATTTTTTGCAAACCTGAATTAGATATTGTACTCTAGCAAAAAGTCTCTCTTAACACGCATTGTGAATTGCCCGGACGCACTGACTGTTCTATAGCCCTCTTTTCTGGAACAATCTGGCCTTTGCTGGGGAGGTCATTAGTTTTACCTCCACCAAGGTTATATAATGACGTCAATTGgtccgtttgtctgtctgtctgtctgtctgtgacagACATTTCTGGAAAAGTAAAGGCTGGACTGCCATGAAATTTCCAATGTACATTCATGTTCCAAAGAGGAAGAAATCaattgattttggtgaccccATGCCCTTTCGTCTAGCGCCACCATCAGACGAAGCCTATCTCGAAAAGTAAAAAGACTGGATTGCCAATATATTTGTTGTGCACACTCATGCCAGGGGAGATTGTTGTGCCTTGGTGGAGCTCTGCATTCTACTGAGTGCATTCTTTCTAGTTGTCTTTGTAGTTTTACTGTCAGGGGACCAGTTCTGACAGTAATGCTCCATCAGAGCcaatttcttttccttttttaataatttaaaattcagcaccatcagcattaaaatgtggCTTAGTGGAAAATGCTACGTTTACAATGTTAACCTTGTTTTTGGACATAAAAAAGTATGCCtcattgaaaaacaaacattttccttttatcttttaaaaaagaaaatattacagAATTGAAGCTCACCACTAGACAGTGTGGGATCATGGAATGCTTTATTATTCTGTGTTCCCGCACATGCAGTCCAACACAGCACATGGGGTGGAAGATTGCAAGGCTGCTGCAGGTGGTTGCTAAGCGCAGACCGAGGGGCCCAGTGGGCCCTGCATTCATATGAGCCCAACCAGCTCGGACACCCCGATTCTGCCCATTGATTTACGGCACAACTTCCTCCTCAGAAGAGTCACcacaacactacacacaccGCCATCTCACCAACACCCGTCTCACCTGCAAATATTGTCTCTCCGCTCTTCCTCCTGTTGCCTCGCCTCCTCATTCCTCTAAGGCTCTTCCTcatgtctctcttcctcctcctcatttcCGCACCTCTCCTTGTGTAAGAGAAACTGTGGCTTATTCCCACAGGGGGGATGGAGTGGCAAAGGGAAATATCACTATTGCTGAGATGATACACACCACAGAGAtcacctgcataaacacacacacagaaatacacattccACCAAGATCactgcacaaatatacacacgtttaatctctctctctctctccctcacacacacaatctctttctccctttctcttccaagatcactgtacatatatatacacacattttctctcacacaaacaaacacacgcacacacacacacacagaatctctttttccctctatatttttccctctctctccctctctctcacacaaacacacacacacacacacacacacacacacacacaccagcctgcgCGGTGCCCCCTCCACCCACTGCCTCCCTCAGCTGGGAGAGAGTGAGGCTCTTGGGGCTGACAGACCCCCATTCAgtccatcccccccctccccccccctcctcccctccaccagGAAAAAGAGCAAATCAAGGCAACCTATCTGCAAGTGTTCGGCATTAACCCCTAGAGGGAacgaagggagagagagagagagagtgtgagaaagagagcgggagggagggagggagggagggagggagagggaaagggagggcgggagagagCGGAGGGGGAGGATATGTTAAGGCAGCAGAAACGCTGCATCAAACCGACGCGCTCCTTCGAAGAGGATGCAGCAGCTGCACGGTCACGTTCCCACTGAAGGGCAGGAGCAGCAGCGAGAGCGCCGACCGGCTCTGCCACCCGCAAACGCTACGGACGCTAAGCGCGCGAGCGCGGGGAGGGAGGGTTAAAAaatttcccctccctctccctctctctctctctatctctccctccctccctccctccctctctcctctctctttctccctctcagtctctctctctttctctctctctctctctctctctctctctctctctctctgctccttgGTTCAATTACCCCTTTCGGACATCTGCTGCAGTCCTACCCTCCGGATGGATGTTTGACGGCGACAAAAGGCTAACAGCTACATCTCAGCACCTGAAGACAAAGGGGGTACGCCGCGGGAGGCTGAGATTGGGGCGCACTTCTCTCTTTtccgctctctctgtcccctgcaAGCTGACACACCGACGCGCTCCTGGAAGAGGGGGGAGATACTTTTCAATAACTGACGGTGCCGTGTCCCCTGAAGAAGGACTtgggtttttttcctctttttccccccccctctcctcttccgGATTTGAACGGAGCTGGAGAGCactctctggaaaaaaaaaaaccccatctcACATCAccacgctcccccccccaacctctttctgcctcctcccccccgcacTGAAGAATTGCTGCCAACTATGCAGTTGCTAAGATAGTTTGTAAAAGGAGAAAAATCTAAGGACTGCGCACTGTGTGTTTTAGCAGTAATTCCTTCCTCATTTGGACAGGCATGGCAAATCAACTGGCGAAGTGACTgagggcagagggggggtgggccGGGTAGTCGTGTTGTTggagcgcgcgggggggggttgtctgACATTAaagtgaggaggggggagagtgcTGGTGGGGGGGCTGCTTCAGTTTACAGATCgaaaggagaaaagagaaattGGAACGACACCTCTACCTtgccttggtttttttttttttcccttctctcgATGTGCCCCCCTTGCTACGGAGATGGAGTTTGGCAAAAGGATTTCTGTGGAATCCAGCGGCGCTGGTGGCGGTAGCCAGGGCCGCTTGGCTGCAGTGCGGGACGCGGCATGCGTTCCTGGCAGCGCCGACACACGCACCTGCTCCGCTCGCTGGGCCTTTCCTCGTTAGCCAGCCCGCTTCGCTGCTGTCgtcccctgtctctccctcaacGCGCTCTCTGGATTAACCAGGAACCATTTTGCGGGATTGACTTTACTTTTACTGCGAAACAGAGACAGGATAAATAAAGCCTGATTGACTGATCCCTTTCCTGGATAATGGATGTGAATTAAAATTTACACCCGCTTTTATGTgcgatttacaagaaaaaacaaacaaaaaaggactTCTCAGAACTCGAGAGGTAGGTGTTCCTTTCCACTGATTCAAAACTCTATTTTTCCCCTCCGTTTTCCTCgccctctttccttctccttctctttctctctccttcattctctctcccactctctctctccttctctctctctcttcctcgctctccccccttctctctctctccctcactctccccctctctccctctctctctccgtcgaTGGAAGAAAGATCCAGAGTTCTGCTTAACCCAGGGTAGGGCCGGTTCTCCGcgagtccctccctccccagctctGAGCCCCCCCCAGGGCGAATCCCCAGGTGATGTTGAATAATGACCGTGCCACATCATGAGTCTCCTGTGGCAGGTAACTGTGTCCCGTACCTGGAACGCCGCCCTGCTTTTTGTGGTCTACCTGATGGTGCGAGCGTGGAGTCTGTGCGCCGCCTCGTCGGCCGCCGTGCCGCACACCTGTCCCGCCGTCTGCTCCTGCAGTAACCAGCTCGGCAAGGTGGTGTGCACCCGCCGCGGACTGACCCGCGTGCCGCCGGGGATACCGCCCAACGCCCGCCACCTCAACCTGATGGAGAACTCCATCGAGCTGATCCAGGCCGACACCTTTCGGAACCTGCGGCACCTGGAGGTTCTGCAGCTGGGCCGGAACGCCATCCGGCAGATCGAGGTGGGGGCCTTCAATGGCCTGTCCAGCCTCAACACCCTGGAGCTCTTCGACAACCGGCTGACGGTCATCCCCAGCGGGGCCTTCGAGTACCTGTCCAAGCTGCGCGAGCTGTGGCTCCGGAACAATCCGGTGGAGAGCATCCCGTTCTACGCCTTCAACCGCGTGCCGTCGCTCATGCGCCTGGACCTGGGCGAGCTGAGGAAGCTGGAGTACATCTCGGATGGCGCCTTCGAGGGGCTCCACAACCTCAAGTACCTGAACCTGAGGATGTGCAACCTGCGCGAGATTCCCCTGCTGGGCCCCCTGGTggcgctggaggagctggaggtgtCGGAGAACCACTTCCCGGTGATCAGACCCCGGTCGTTCCGGGGCCTCCGAACGCTGAAAAAACTCTGGATAATGAACGCGCAGGTGAGGCTGATCGAGCGCAACGCCTTCGACGACTTGACGGCCCTGGTGGAGCTCAACCTGGCCCACAACAACCTCAGTGCCCTGCCACACGGCCTCTTTGCCCCCTTGAGGCACCTGGCGGAACTGCACCTGCACCACAACCCCTGGAGCTGCGACTGCGAGGCCGTGTGGCTCGCCGGGTGGGTGCGGGAGCGCATCGCCTCCAACTCCACCTGCTGCGGCCGCTGCCACACCCCGGCCCACATGCGCGGCCGCTACCTGGTGGAGGTGGAGCCCAGCGGGTACCGTTGCTCCGCCCCGTTCATCAGCGACGCCCCCAGGGACCTGAACATTTCGGTGGAACGGGAGGCGGAACTCAGGTGTCGAACGTCCCCTATGTGGTCCGTCCGGTGGCTGCTGCCCAACGGGACCATCGTGACCCACGGTTCCAGCCAACCGCGGATGGTGGTGCTGAGCGACGGGACTCTGAACTTGTCCAATGTCCTGCCGGGCGACAAGGGCACCTACATCTGCATGGTGGCCAATGCCGCGGGCAGCTCCAACGCCTCGGCCTACCTGAACGTCAGCGGCGGAGAGCTCAACACCTCCAACCTAAGCTACTTCACCACCGTCACCGTGGAGACGCTGAGCCCCACGGCCAAGCCCGGCCGCCCCGGCCCTGCCCCCGTCAAGCCCAAAGCGCCCAACTCGCCGGCGGTGACTGCCTCCCCCTCCGTTTTTCAGCCCGCCTTTATCTCCACGCCAACCGTCCTCCTCCACAGCACCCAACCCCCCGTCGCgccctccggccccgcccccagccctggCCCCACGGCCAAGGGCACGGGGAAGCTGCCCGACAGCATCGACGAGGTGATGAAGACGACCAAGATCATCATCGGCTGCTTCGTGGCGGTGACCCTGCTGGCCGCGATCATGCTGATCGTCTTCTACAAACTGCGCAAGAGACACCAGCAGCGGAGCACGGTGGGGGCCGCCAGGACCATAGAGATCATACAGGTGGACGAGGACATCCCCCCTCCGGCCTCGGCGGGCGCCGCCACCGCCAGCATACCCGGGGAGGGCgcggtgctgccccctgctgtccggGAGCACAACAGCACCTTCAAACCCACCTATAGCACCTACACACCAGCGCGTTCCTCACCCTGGACTGAGTACAGCCTGTGCAACTCGCTCCATCGATCCAGACCCAGAGAAATCACCACTGTCCCTGACACCTTCAGCTTAAAGACTAACACCAAGGACAGGGTGCAGGAGACACAAATATGAGAACACCAtgcaatacaatgcaaaaaaaaacacatgcacgcacacacattcacacacacgcacacacatacacacacacacagcttcttttGTACAGAGTGCAAAATTGAGACTGTTTTTGTGTACATGCTTACCTAAAGTAAATACATACGTAAATACACACCGTACattatatatatgaaaatgcataaatacataaatgtactATGGGCTGGTTACGAGAAGCAGATTacatggggggaaaaatgaaATCTACACTATTTTCTGACTTGTaacttctatttaaaaaaatgagagttgtttaaaaaaaaaaatctgtcataaCTTTGTGAAAGAACGGAGAACGTGTTTGAAAAAACGGGCATTGTGTAATTTTTAGATGACGCAGAGAATATCGATTTCTACAGAGAACTCTTtctaaaaatattaatgaaaaagccccccccaccgcccctaATCAACCTTTACTGGTttatcttgtaaaaaaaaaaaaaaaaaaaaagcacccagAATTTGTACTGTGCCAAATGTTATAAACGcaataaaggatttttttttggaagaactGGGATAGATGTGGAGGAGTGCGGATAGAGTCTCTGCTGTGCTGAAGTTAGCAGCCAAATGCCTTCCGACTGCAACACATTTCTGCTGATGTCATTTAACCCCGCGTGTGCCAAAGGGTTCAGGGCTGTTGGTTTattcacttttctttcttttttttttttgtcctggaCGAAGGCTTTTTTTGCGGTTTCTCTCACCGTGTGAAAAACAGTCAGCTTCAATTAAGACAtggcaggaaaaacaaaaaaaacaaaacatgtacCTCCACTGCTTGGATCCTCTCCCTTTTCCCCGTTTTTTCCTTAGTGATGCGGAAATGTTCTCGGTGGAAAAGCCGCAGACCCAGAACGGCCTGACAAGCGTGGCCTGATTCCACGTCTCTGTCCGCCGAGCGCACAGAGGAGCAGCGGCTTGTCTTTGGAGgaataaaaaacacagctgaatCTGAGTTCACCTCGAACCAAAGGGGCCGCATTATCCCTGCCAGGGTTTTAATTTTATCCTTTGTCTCTTTTCCTCTGGAAAATCTCACTTGTCTTGAATTTCATTTGTAGTTCCAGTTCCAGTTTTCcataattccattttttttcctagGCAGGTTAATAATGCTGTGCATTATATTCAGGCTGGAACCTAATGCAGTTAATGCAGTTTctaaaataagacagcgaatgTAAATTTATGTAGGTACCAATACTATACCCTGAAGAGTGCCTATTTCTGTGACTAACGTCACATGGTCGCAACCAGAATAGAAGATAATGCAGTCGTGTTATTACCTAAATAGAATCCAATTCAGTTAAGGGTGGAAGGTTAATAATTCCATATTAATATTCTGCGCACTGATGTTTGAGTCACCCGTACGTCTATGCATCATCCTCTATGTCTCCCTTTCCTGGAATGCGCAGTGACAGGAGTTATGGGATAGCTGTTCTTTCTCATTGCCATGTCTCCACTGAGATACCCTATACAAATTCATACATGCGAGAAAATATGCTTAAACGTAACCGGAGGACCGTTTTGTCCTTGTGGGTCGGTAATGGGGAGAAGGACAGGAACAGCTCACAGTGCTAACTGCTTCAGACCGATAAGAGGCTAGGCTCATTTGCAAGGCTATATGTCACGGGGAAACTGCATTGGTGTGGACTTGCTTTTTAATTGGCGTGCTCCAATTAAGCTACAGGGAGTGAACAAAAATATGTAATCACCGAAGTGCTGTCATGTGACTACTGCAGTAATATAGATTCATACACAAGTGCTGAACTGGTGTAATACATGTTCAATTGGGAtaacaggcgggggggggggggggggggggggggggtgaaatatTGAAGTCGGTTTAACAGGGTGCTGGGCCTCTACTCTGTGTAATTTAACTGCCTGCTCTCACCCCAGGATGCAGTCACCTGATCTGTAGTCATTTAGCACTGCAGATTAATGTTCCAGCATCATGATCCTGCCTTCTGTTATATtttactgatgatgtcattcctTCAAAGTTCCATGCTGACATCACCTTGGACAATTTTGCTCGTTGCTCGCTTGACACTGTCGCACTGTCGTTACATCACAAAGTTGAGTTTTCTTGGTCGTTGAAGCTCCCACCAAATGCGCCCCAAAAATCACTTCACATTCACAATCACTGAGCTCTCATCTCTAACAATTACCCCTCTTTCATAGTCAGCGAGCTCTCCTCTGCAACAATCGCCTCTTTTTCACAGTCGCTGAGCTCTTCTCTCCAACAATCATCCCTATTTCACAGTCACTGAGCTCTCCTCTCCAGCAATCATTCCTCTTTCACAGTCACTTAGCCCTTCTCTTTAACAAGCATCCCTCTTTCATAGTCACTGAGCTGTCCTCTCTAACGATTGTCTGTCTTTCACAGTCACTGAGTTCTCCTCTCCAACAATCACCCCTCTTTCACAGTCAATGCATGTTCCTCTCCAACAATCATCCCTCTTTCATAATCACTGAGCTCTCCTCTCCAGCAATCATATCTCTTTCACAGTCACTAAGTGCTCCTCTCCAACAATCACCACTCTTTTAGTCACTGAGCTCTCCTCTCCAACAATCACCACTCTTTTAGTCACTGAGTTCTCCTCTCCAACAATCACCACTCTTTCAGTCACTGAGTTATCCTCTCCAACAATCAACCATCTTTCACAGTCACTGAGCTCCTTTATATGCAACAATCATCTGTCTTTCACAGTCACTGATCTCTTTCACAGTCGCTGTATCCTCTTTTGGCCAATCTGGCCATAATTACAGGCAGCCAGGCCTGtccagtatttttatacacGGTCATATGCATGCTGGAATGTTATTTGCTTAATTAATGGATGGGACGTGTGCGGTGGGCCCTGTTTCGCATATATTTGCTATATTTGTTTTCGTTTCACCGCCTGTATGATTAATGTGACACGAGACACACCTCTCGCGCAAATGATTTGCGTGCGTTCGCAGCGACCCCGGCTTTGATTCCCGGGGTCCCTCTCGGTAAAGTTTAATCAATGACATTTTCGCGACGCGGAAACGGTCGGCCAAATTAGCCGGGGACAGAAGAGCCCCGCGGCGTTAGCTTATTTGCGCGAAGGGAGTAATGGCACTCCGCGGCTACGTCCCCGCGCCGAAGACCCCGCACGACTCGGGGTGACGGGCGGCCCGCGTTTCCGCGCTTTAATCAGGACAGGGTTTTACAAAACAGTCCCCCTGACAGATCACAGAGAACAAGCCGCAATTAGACGGCGAGATGTGCCGGACACGAAATTCACCCGccgacttttttttatttatttttaggagcGCGCAAATTAGCATCCCCTCGGCGCCTTCGGGCGCGATTGAAGACGAGCACCTTTACAGCGGAAAAGGCCGTCCCCTGGCTCCTTAAACAAAACCACAGTTATAATCAAACGTATTTTTCAGTTCGCTGTGCGAATCGTTGGCCCGGCCTATGACCcctgggttttttatttttttgttctcctgGCAAAGATGTACTTCAGGATAGAGTGTGTCTAAATGTGCCAGCGGGGACGCTTTCTGCAGCATTTTCTCCAACCTGGGGAAAAACTATTAGAGACAGACCTTGTAAATTGAGCAGGCCCGAAGGCACTTGGTCCTCTTCCCTATTAGCGCTAATATTCCTCAGTCTGGAGACTTCAGTTTTTCGGGTTCGGATGCTGGTTGGTTTTGCTTTGTGTCCAGCATTGGTTCACTTCTGTATCGGacaacagcaaaatattttcacgGAGGGGAGTCACGTGTGAAGTCTTCAGAAGTCTTTGGTCTTCACCCAAAACAAATCCAATGAAGTAAATGATTGagctaataaaatatttaatagcaGAAAGTTTGCATTTCATGAACTGAATCCACTGAAATGGATTGGTGATTTTTTGTGCCCTCTAAAGATGCTTGCAGGGAGGCCTGTGGAGGGACTGCTGCTGGGGATGGTGGGAAACCCCCTGCTGTGCACCATGGGAGGCAGATTTGATAAGGAGCACTCTAAACCGAAGAGAGTGTGGGGGAATCGCTGCAGTAGTGGCAGCTGGAGATCGAATGAGATGCACATGCTAATGTGCTAACGTGTTAATGTGCAaatgtgctaacgtgctaaagtTCTAATATGCTATATAAGGTACAGAAAAGACCTTCAGCCCCACAGGGTGGTTGGGGGGCTGCTGCAGATAGAAAGTGGGTGGTGGGCAGGGGTGTTGATTAGCAACCTCTGATATTGAGTGGGTTTAATTACCTGCCAGATGCCTGTGATTACCTGTGTGGTGGAACAGCACTGCCTAGCTGGCATTGGAGCttggatctcaaactccagtccttgGGGCTGTGGTGTCTGATGtttttcatctgtaaaaattCTGCATACCTCCTTTCAAATACCTACATTACACCTTCAAAGGCCTAAACTGGCTACTTTCAGAGACGTGCAAAAAAGCCTGCAGGCACAGCACCCCCTCCGGGCCTGGAGTCaagccagcagacacagcacTCCCTcaaggactggagttaaacctacaGATGCTGtcgtcctccaggactggacttTGAGATCCCTGCATTAGACTTTGAGATGTCTAGtgacttttacctggttaaaaaGAACAGTTCGGCCTAGACCAACCTGATCTTTTAAACCAGGTAAGTCCACTTAGGAAAACAGCCTGCTTTCTACGTTTGAtggttattataataatattttgaggtattttttttttccctcactgaCCAGTGTCCTCATTATCAGCTTCCACAAATTCACATATCATTGTTGCTTTGTAAATGTTAATGAAACCCCCGGTATTTTCCAACAGAATCTCTGAGGGGCAGTAGACAGGGCGAGGCCCGGGACGAGCCCATATCGGTGTCGCTGGCTTTTTTTTCCGGCTGTTCTCCGCATGTGAATCGGGGGTGGGCCTTGCTGCCCGCTCCTGACTGATACACATTGTGTAAATAACAGCTCCGGTCAGTTCCAGGGCCCGGCACTCCAGATTTTTatcacataatgaaatttactGCCGGCTCTGCAACATTGCTCtcctcctctatctctctcttctgtctctctctccatctctcgatctcaatctctctctttctttgtcgCCCCCCTCTccgtctttctgtctttctccgtGTCACTTTTCCCTCtcgcccttctctctctctctcgctcgctctctctctctctctctcgctctctgtccatctctccccgtctccctcctctgtccctctgccaaTAGCTGGCTTTGTTCTTTGACAGCCCTTGTGTGCGGTGATCCATGGCCCTGTAACTATGCAATGGCCCGCAACATTGCAGAGTTCATTCCCCCTGTCATTTGACACGGCGCGATAAAGAGACAGCCAGAATAAACAGCCCCGGACCAGCTTTCACGGGCATACGAAACGTGTCCGGTCTGGACGATCGCACAGAGGTCCCGTCAAGCCCGTCAGGTGCGTGTGGACACTCTCAATGACATCTCCCACTCAGCGTAGCCAAAGGTACTGCTGTATGACAGTAAAGtctatttctgtaaatgtgcagGGATAACGGGTTGCGTTGCGTGCCAGTCAAAATTAGGCACAGCGGGAAGACCGGCGGATTGAACACGTGCTCAgaatatatttgatttttttttttaggatcaCTAATGATGGTACCAGAGTTGAACCAGTTTTACAGTTATGGAAAGTTACAGAAAGCCGTTACAGAAATGACCTGTTACAGACAGGAGAACTATTATAGAGGAGGAGGGTTCCAGAAAGAGACTGTGTTACAGAGAGGAGAGGTACTATATGTTACAGCAATGACATTTGTTTTGGAGAGGCTGTGTTGAAAGGGAAGAGAACATTAGGGTCCAACCCTCTCTTACATACACAAGATACTAGATATACATGGCATTTTGATAAATATAACATATTTTATCTTGAGCACATTCTCAAATGGACTTTTCCAGAAAACATCTTTCATTTTGAGCTCCGTGTGAATCTCCAAGTGACTTTAGGATAAGCTAGGATAAAGttctgattgttttgtttaaacgCTGGAAGCACACAATGTGTTACTAATCCATACGATTTACTAAACACAACTGTGAAAGATCAGAGACAGAAAGATCAATGGAGATTTGAGATAAACACCATGAAATTCATTTAACCAAACTATATTAAAACATTATAGTGATATAGGAATTTTAGGAATTTTACTGATTATCGCAAGATGTGCCGATATTGCAGCTATGTGAAACAAAACTACAGCACAAAATGAATTTCTACGAAATCCAAGAAGGAACAGAGGCACACAAGTAATTCATTATAATAGATTAATATTCAAGACAATGAGATAGAACACACTGGGCAGATATAGATTTCTTCCCTATTTGCATTGAGAGCTTAAAGAACAGACTTGggtcaaacacgtatttgaaatgcattatgtATTATGAGATCAATTTGAAAACACTCCCGCAGATCcttaagaatttaaaaaacttgttGCAGGTCAAAATATACGATCGTGAAAAATGAATTGCGTTCTCAGTATTGGCAAAAAATGATGTTTCTATTTAAATTGTCATTAATATGCAGGAATTCTTACTGCTGTCTATAGGGTTCAACCGTCTAcgaatttcaaaatattaaaatgtgacCCAAGCCTGGAGGGGAGAGACCCTGATTCCAACGCCGGGACATTCAGCAGTCGGTGTT is part of the Anguilla anguilla isolate fAngAng1 chromosome 7, fAngAng1.pri, whole genome shotgun sequence genome and encodes:
- the lrrc4.2 gene encoding leucine-rich repeat-containing protein 4.2, which codes for MCDLQEKTNKKGLLRTREVTVSRTWNAALLFVVYLMVRAWSLCAASSAAVPHTCPAVCSCSNQLGKVVCTRRGLTRVPPGIPPNARHLNLMENSIELIQADTFRNLRHLEVLQLGRNAIRQIEVGAFNGLSSLNTLELFDNRLTVIPSGAFEYLSKLRELWLRNNPVESIPFYAFNRVPSLMRLDLGELRKLEYISDGAFEGLHNLKYLNLRMCNLREIPLLGPLVALEELEVSENHFPVIRPRSFRGLRTLKKLWIMNAQVRLIERNAFDDLTALVELNLAHNNLSALPHGLFAPLRHLAELHLHHNPWSCDCEAVWLAGWVRERIASNSTCCGRCHTPAHMRGRYLVEVEPSGYRCSAPFISDAPRDLNISVEREAELRCRTSPMWSVRWLLPNGTIVTHGSSQPRMVVLSDGTLNLSNVLPGDKGTYICMVANAAGSSNASAYLNVSGGELNTSNLSYFTTVTVETLSPTAKPGRPGPAPVKPKAPNSPAVTASPSVFQPAFISTPTVLLHSTQPPVAPSGPAPSPGPTAKGTGKLPDSIDEVMKTTKIIIGCFVAVTLLAAIMLIVFYKLRKRHQQRSTVGAARTIEIIQVDEDIPPPASAGAATASIPGEGAVLPPAVREHNSTFKPTYSTYTPARSSPWTEYSLCNSLHRSRPREITTVPDTFSLKTNTKDRVQETQI